A single window of Venturia canescens isolate UGA chromosome 3, ASM1945775v1, whole genome shotgun sequence DNA harbors:
- the LOC122407983 gene encoding zinc finger protein 716-like, whose protein sequence is MRLSHPLHSSFLPPGICYTCDVCGKTLSTKLTLKRHKEQQHFQPLNSALCILCNKVFRTLNSLNNHKSIYHRTGNGMHPPTTPPAAVYRMPPPTAGGINEPQECPYCRRSFSCYYSLKRHFQDKHEQSNTLYVCEFCNRRYRTKNSLTTHKSLQHRGSSGMLKRLLKTSAIKNVLAQHPHIQQQPQ, encoded by the exons ATGCGATTGTCGCATCCCTTGCACAGCAGTTTTTTACCTCCGGGGATATGTTACACCTGCGACGTATGCGGTAAAACTCTCTCGACGAAGTTGACACTGAAGCGTCACAAAGAGCAGCAACATTTTCAGCCGTTGAACAGTGCTCTCTGCATACTGTGCAACAAAGTTTTCCGGACCTTAAATAGCTTGAACAATCACAAGAGCATTTATCATC GTACGGGCAATGGGATGCATCCACCGACGACGCCTCCCGCTGCCGTGTACCGGATGCCACCGCCGACAGCTGGCGGTATAAACGAGCCCCAGGAATGTCCCTACTGCCGACGCAGTTTCTCGTGCTATTACTCGCTAAAACGACACTTTCAGGACAAACACGAGCAATCGAACACCCTTTACGTGTGTGAGTTTTGCAATCGTCGTTATCGTACGAAAAATTCACTAACGACCCACAAGAGTCTTCAGCATCGTGGCTCGAGCGGTATGCTCAAGAGGCTACTGAAAACATCGGCAATCAAGAACGTACTGGCGCAGCATCCTCACATACAGCAGCAGCCGCAATGA